CGGCGGGAGATCCACTGTTTGTCTATGACGGAAAAGCTGCTCAATCCGAATTAAACCAAGCAGTGCGCTCAAAAGAACTATTACAATCACAGAATAAATCAGAGCAAGATCAAATCAATCAAATTGCGAGCCAAATTACGCAAACAAAAAATGAAGGACAACCACAAGAAATCATCAATGAATTAATGAACCAAAAGCGTGAAATAGAACGCCAACATCAACAAACAAAAAATGAAATTACAACGACTCAAGAGCAAATTAATGTAGCAAATAGTAAAGTTGCAGACTTAACAGTAAAAAGTAAAATCGATGGAGTAGTTGTAAAAATAACGAAAGATGTAGCAAAAACAGACGGAGCAGGGCAAGAACCAGTTATTCATATCGTTTCGAATAAACCTTTTAAAGTAAAAGGAACTGTATCAGAATCTGATACAACTAGAATTCAACCAGAGCAATTCGTAGAGATTACAACAAAATCACAAAAAGATAAAAAGTGGAATGGAAAAGTAGAATCGATTTCTCAGTTTCCAGAAGAATCAGGAGAGCAAATGACAGAAGGACAAGGAGCAACCAAATATCCATTTACAGTAGCGATGACGGATGATACATCAGAATTACGGCAAGGTTTCCACGTTACGATGAATGTAAAAGTAAATGGAAAACAAAAAGTACTTGCTATTCCAAGCGAATCGATTTTATATGAAGAAGAGGAACAATTTGTTTTTGTTGAGAAAAATAAAAAGTTGGAAAAACGTGCTATAAAATCCGGAGTGATGGGCGACAAATTTGTAGAAATAATCAAGGGGGTTAAAGAAGGGGAACGCGTAGTAATGAACCCAGCGCCAGAAATGTCCGATGGAATGGAAGTGAAGACGGTTGATGAAGTTAAGTAATATTACGAAGGTGTATAAAAATGGACCGTTAGAAGTTCCAGTTCTCCATGGTATTGATTTATCCATTGACGACGGAGAATTTCTCGCTATTATGGGACCATCTGGGTCCGGGAAATCAACGCTAATGAATATCATTGGATTTTTAGATACACCAACAGCTGGAACGTATGTACTAGATGAAAAAGAGATTACGGCTGAATCGGAAAATACGTTAGCAAAGTTACGTAATGAACATATAGGTTTTGTGTTTCAGCAGTTCCATTTGCTTCCCAAATTAACAGCGTTACAAAACGTAGAATTACCGCTTACGTATGCAGGAGTGAGTAAAAGTGAGCGTGTGGAGCGAGCAAAGGAAATGTTGGAAAAAGTAGGGCTACGTGAGCGGATGAATCATTTACCGAATCAATTATCTGGTGGACAAAAGCAACGTGTTGCGATTGCGAGAGCGATGGTCAACCAGCCATCCATCATTTTGGCAGATGAACCGACTGGGGCGCTAGATACGAAAACTAGTGCACAAATTATGGACCTTTTTACTGCTTTAAATGAAGAAGGGAAGACGATTGTGATCGTTACCCATGAATATGAAATTGCCGAATATGCAAAACGAATTGTCGTGATTCGAGACGGAAAAGTCACAGAAGATAGGAGGAATGACGAATGAACATATGGGAAAGTTTTAAAATGTCGTTATCCTCTATTTTAAGCCATAAATTACGCTCTTTTTTAACGATGTTAGGGATTATTATAGGTGTTGGTTCTGTCATTATCGTTGTTGCATTAGGACAAGGTGCAGAAAATGAAATCAAAGAATCTGTCGTTGTAAATGGAAAAAATGTAGTCGATCTTCAATTTACACAAGAAGAATCAGAAGATTCTTTTGGAGGAATGTATGTAGAAATGCCCACACTAACACAAGATGAAATTAATCTTTTAAAGAAGGGTCCACTTGTGAAAAATGTTTTCGGTTCAAATGATATGTGGGGAGAAGCTACCTTTCAAGAAAATAAAATGGACGTGCAAGCTCTTGGGATTACACCCGGATATATGGAAGCACAAAATGTGCAAATGATTTACGGACGTCCATTAACAGAAAAAGATCTTACAAGTACGAACAGAACAGTAATCATCGATGAATATACACAAGAAAAATTATTTAAAAATGAAGAAGAAGTGCTCGGACAAGTCATCGAATTAATGGGAGAACCATTTCGCGTGGTAGGTGTATATAAATCGATTGTTCCTGAAACATTTCGTTTTAACCAAGGACAATTTTTAATGAGTAACGAATTATTATCAGCAGTGTATAATATTCCTGAAATTAATACATTATCTATACAAGCGAAAAATCCAGATGATATGATGACTGCTGGTCAACAAGCTGCTGATCTTTTAAATCGAACAAAAGAAATCGAAGGTGGGTATTTCGAACCGTTTGATATGGGTGAAATTGAAGCAGGTATTCAAAGTGTTACACGGACAATGACGATGCTTATTGGAGGAATTGCAGGTATTTCTTTACTAGTAGGTGGAATTGGTGTCATGAATATTATGCTCGTTTCCGTTACAGAACGGACACGAGAAATCGGGTTGCGTAAAGCACTCGGAGCAACGCGTGGAAAGATTTTATTACAATTTTTAATTGAATCTGCCACCTTAACAACAATTGGTGGAATAATCGGTATTCTTTTTGCTGCAGGAGTTTGTGCACTTATTGCCATTTTTGCTCCGTTTACACCGGTAATTTCCATCCCGGTCATTATCGTTGGTGTATTATTTTCGATGTTCGTTGGAATTGTTTTTGGTGTTATTCCAGCCAATAAAGCTGCAAAATTAAATCCAATTGATGCTCTTCGTTATGAATAAACGAAAAGAAGCTACGATTCTATTAGTAAACAGTTCTTCTTGTGAAGGATGTTTACTAAGGAGGAGGTAGCTTCTTTTTTGATTAGATTGGTAGCAAATTTTTCATGTTCGTAACAAAGACTTGTGTTCCATTTTGTTTTGGTGAAAAGTAGCTAACGATTAAATGTTGTTCTCGTTTCATTTCTTTTGTTTCTAAATAATGAGATAAATCAAATGGAAGAACTTCAATCATCGTATGTTTATGCAATTCTTTTTCGGTTAAATGTAAATTTTCGAACGCTTTTCCTAATAAGGCTGGTTGTTCTGCTAATTGTCGTAAAATATTACTTTGTTCATGTCTTGTTAAGCTAAATGTCCACCATGGTTTTCGTGGTTTGTAGTTTTGACGTATGAAATAATCATATTTCATTAACCCTATTACAAGGTCAAGGTTTGCAAATGACTCGTTATTTAAAAAAGCAAGTAGTCTTGTAAATAAATCCTCTAATTGATGCCCAATTTTTGCCCAACCTTGCTTCTCCCAATATGCTCCGAATGATTGGAAGAAATCAAATGCTGTGTCAAATCCGAATTCGGTTAAATACAAAATGGTTTCATCCATTCTGTGATCATTCCAATATTTTTCTAACACATCTTCTACTTGTTTAATTTTAATAATATCAGCAAAAGATAGGACGTTATTCCCTAATATTTCATAAGGTGCATGGTTCATAAATGTGTAATCATGGTCTTTTGACCGAAGTCGTAAGCCAGTCCCACGTAGCATTTTTAAAAAGCCAAGTTGTAATTCTTCTGGATAAAAGGCAAATACATCATTAAATGTTTTTCTGAAACTTGTATAATCTTCTTCCGGTAAACCGGCAATTAAATCAAGGTGTTGGGTAATTTTACCACCTTCTTTCACCATATTTACTGTCCGAGCTAACTTTGTAAAGTTTTGTTTTCGGTGAACAAGTTCATTCGTATGATCATTGGTAGATTGTACTCCGATTTCAAAGCGAATTAATCCAGCTGGTGCGTGTGTATTTAAATAATCTAGGACTTCAGGACGCATAATATCTGCTGTAATTTCAAATTGAAAAACGACACCAGGACGATGATTTTCAATAATGAATTGAAACATTTCAAGCGCATAATCTCGTTTAATGTTAAACGTTCGGTCGACGAATTTAATCGTTTTTGCACCGTGGTCCATTAAAAATAATAGTTCTTCTTTCATCCGTTCTTTATCAAAGTACCGTACCCCAACTTCAATAGAAGATAAGCAAAACTGACAACTAAACGGACAACCACGACTCGTTTCAATATATTGGATTCTTTTTGGGATAGCCGTTACATCTTCTTCAAATCGAAACGGGGAAGGAATGGTGTTTAAATCTAATTTTTCTTGTGGGGGGCGCATGATCACATTTTCACCGTCGCGGTAATAGATTCCGTTTACTTTTTGCATATTTTTTTCCGTCTGTATTTCCGTTAGTAAATCTTTAAACGTTTTTTCCCCTTCTCCAACAACGATATAGTCAACTTCTGGAATACGTTTCATCCAATCATCGCTATCATAAGAAACTTCCGGTCCTCCTAGAATAATGGTAAGCTCTGGTTTTATTTTTTTTAACATTTCTATGATTGGAATCGTTTGTTCAATGTTCCATATGTAACAACTAAAGCCGATTACATCTGGATTTTTATTGTATAAATCCGATACGATATTCATCACGGGGTCTTTAATTGTATATTCAGCCATTTCTACGTCAAATTCAGGAGCTGCGTAAGCTTTTAAATAACGAAGCGCCAAACAAGTGTGGATATATTTGGCATTTAATGTCGTAACGACCGTTTTCATTTTAAATAAGTCCTTTCTATGATTATTTTTTGCTATCATTGTATCATAATAGTGAAAAACATTGACGGATGCAAACATTTGTTTGTCATCTATTTTTAAAGGAGGAAAAGAATGAAATTATTAACAGTGCAATATAAAGGAGAAACCATCATTGGTGCGTTAGTTGAGGAACACGTGATTGATTTACAAAAATCTAGCGAAATAGTACACTGTGCGTTTCCTTATGACACGTTATTAGAAGGAATAGAAGCGGGAGCTGTTTTTATTAAGCATGTTACTCAATTGCTAAAAGAAGTGGAAGCAAAAGGTGGAGTGACATATCCTGTGTCAGCTATTACCTTTTTAGCTCCTATACCGAAGTGGAAGAAAAATATGATGTGTGTCGGAAAAAATTATGCACTTCATGCGATTGAACTAGGAAGTAAAGACGACATTCCAGAACATATTATGATGTTTACAAAAGCGCCGACCGCTGTCAATGCGCATAATGCAGTCGTACCATTACATGAAAATGTGACGAACATGTTAGATTATGAAGGAGAATTAGCGGTTATCATCGGAAAAACAGTACGGAACGTGTCAGAAGCGGAAGCAATGGACGCTGTCTTTGGGTATACTATCGTAAATGACTTAACAGCAAGAGATTTACAACAACGTCATAAACAATTTTTTATCGGAAAAAGTTTAGATGGAACGGCACCAATGGGACCAGTGATTGTAACAAAAGATGAAATAAAAGACCCACATCATCTCTCGATTCAAACAAAAGTAAACGGGGAGCTTCGTCAAGATGCGAATACGGGACAATTTATTTTTTCGATTCCAACTATCATTTCCACATTATCTAAAGGAATGACATTAGAACCAGGGGATATTATCGCAACTGGAACGCCTGCTGGAGTTGGAAAAGGAATGAATCCTCCTGTGTTCTTACAAGAAGGAGATGTTATAGAAGTGATAATAGAAGGGATTGGAACGTTACGTAACGAAGTGAAATAAAGCGCTCTCATGAATAGTAAGAAAAAATTCCACATCATAGAAATAAGAGTAGGGATGTGCAATAATCCCCACTGATGGGAGATTTCTTTATCTACTATTTAAATCATGATAATATAGAAAAGACGAAAAGGAGGATGATAACATGTTACATGGTCACGTTACAGGTTGGGCATTATTAATCATTTTATTTATTGTCGCTGGTATTTTAGCGAAAAAAGGAAATGAAAAAGGAACAAAAGTTGTGCAAATGATTATGCGTGTGCTCTATTTAGTCGTTATCGCAACAGGAGTTGGAATTATTTTTTCAGCTAATTACGGTAGCTTAATAGCTCCATTAACGACAAAAATTGTGTTAGCGATTGTTTTAATCGGCTTAATGGAAATGACAATTCCAAAAATGAAACGCGGGGAAAATACCGGTTTATTCTGGGTATTATCATTTGTTATTTTTGGGGTCATTTTATATTTAGGATACAACGTCTTACCTTTAACATTTTAATAAAAGACAGCACCATCGAAACACGTTTGGTGCTGTCTTTTATTCAATATTTTACCATTTTAGTATAAAAAAAGAACCAGAGCAGTCCTCTGGCCTTGCCTCATAAAAGAGTCAAATCAAGGGTTTGATATTTGAGAAAATAGAAGAGTTCACTTATACAGACGTATAAGTTGATAAAAAGGTTTCCATTTCATCATAAAAAAGAAACAAATTTTTTTCAACTAATATGACAAAGATTATTTTAAAATTTACAAAAAATATAAAAATGCAATGAAATATTCGAAAATAGTGTGTAGTTGTAAAAAAAAATGGGTAAATAATAGAGAGAAAAATTCATAAGACGAGATGACCTAATAATAAAAATAAAAGGACGGAACACACCGTTGGTCGTTTTATTTCGGGTAATAGATTTACTTCGAAAAAAACGAACCGTATTTTTTTCTATTTTGCCGAAAGAATATGGTAAAATAAAAATATCTTTTTTAACTAAAATATAGGGGTGTGAATGTACGTTGGATGATTTGCCACTGAGTTTGTTTATAATGATGATTGGTGTGTTTGTTTTATTTGCTACTTTTTTTTCAATCGTTGAAGTTGCGATTACACACGCAAATCGTATTCGAATCAGAAATAGGGATGAAAAAGGAAAGTTTAATGAAAAAGCAAATTGGATAATGGAACATCAAGATGTGACCAATATGGCTATCGTAATGCTAAAAACAATCTGTAATACGATTGCTACTACATTATTTGTATTTTTTATGTTGCAACTTTTTTTCCACACAAAAGCATTTATTTTTAGTTTGATTTTTGCGGTATTTATGGTGTTAGTATTTACCGAGTTCATTCCTAAAATAATGGTTAAAAATCATGCGGAAACGATTGTATTAAAAACGAGTACACTAATCTACTGGATGACACAATTCATGCGGCCGATGCTTCTACCGTTTATACGAATAAATGAACGAATGAGAGCACAAAAAGATCCGAATCCTTCTGTGACAGAAGAAGAATTGAAAGAAATGATTGATATGAGTGAAGAAGAAGGAATCATTAACGAACAAGAAAAAGAACTTGTCCAAAGTGCGTTAGAATTTAATGACATCATTGTACAAGAAATTATTAAACCACGGATTGATGTTGTAGCAATCGATGCAAACCAATCTGTTGAAGAAATAAAAGAAGTGTTTTTAAAAGAACGTTTTTCCCGTTTACCTGTGTATGAAGGGGATATTGACCATATTATTGGGGTATTATCAGAACGAGACTTTTTTTCCGCCATTATTCAACAAAAAGAAGTGGATATTCGTTCGCTTTTAATGCAGCCACTTTTTGTTGTCGGTTCACAAAAAATTTCTGTATTACTGCCAGAACTTCAAAGACGTAAAACGCACATGGCAATTGTGATTGATGAATTTGGTGGAACGGAAGGTATTGTCACAATGGAAGACATCCTCGAGCAGTTAGTAGGAGATATTTGGGATGAACATGATGAAACGATAAAAGTGATGACACAATTAAACGAGAATCATTATTTGTTTTTTGCGGATTTTCCAATTGATGATTTTAAACAAGTGTTACAAGTAGAAATTCCAGAGGGAAACTATCATACGTTAGGTGGTTTCATTGTTGAAATGTTAGAGCATATTCCTTTGCAAGGAGAACAATTGCACTTCGGTCCTTTATTTATCACCGTGACAGAAGTTGAAAAACGAAGAATCCGTAAAGTAAGAGTAGAAGTGCAAAAAGAACAGGTTTCTAACGAACAAATGATAGGGAATCCTTCTTTGATAAGTGAGCCTGCAAACGGATAAAATCGTTTGTAGGCTTTTATTATGTGAGCCCAGCATGGGCGATAACTCGGTGGTGAAAGTCCACTACAGGCTTGGCAGTAGGAACTGTTAGCCAATAGCAAGGGAGTCCACCGTGAGGTGGACTCTGAAGGAAACTGGAGGTAAATTCTCAGAAACTATATATAAGGCTGCAGTGGGACGGACGAGTCTGCATATCAAGATAAAGTCCACTACTGCCTGAATCCCATACAGTAAATATAGCAGTTACATGAGAAGAAGGTTATCGCTCTTACCCTGGGAGGCAAAACATGCTCGTTTGAAACAAGATTTATCGTGAGAAGTCAGCAGAGGTCATAGTAGTTTCCACTGGAAATGAAGGAATGAACAATCTTAAATCTTGGAAAACAAGGGGTGTAAGCATCTCGCCTAAGCACAGAATACATCGTGGTATGAACCAAAAGATAGGCTACCTATGAAGAATAGGTTGGAAACCAAAAGGTACATAGGAGTGCGTAGAGATGCAGACATGGATATGAAAAAAAAGATGGTATCAACAATATCAATCTAATCAATAAAGTTATCGCAAACGAGAATCTTTATAGTAACAAAGGTGCTCACGGGATAGATGGAATTACCGTATATCAATTGAAATCACATATGAAAAAGCACTTTTAACCTCTCAGACAGAAACTTATGGGGGGACTTACGAGCCTCAGCCTGTTAAAAGTGTTGCTATTACAAAGTCAGATGGTTCCAGATATCTAGGGATACGATGTGTGTTGGAGAGAGTGGTACAGCAAGCCATTCTCCAAGTAATTGAACCAATCATAGACCCATACTTTTCTGAGAATAGCTTTGGCTTTCGCAAAGGAAGGAATGCCCATCAAGCGATAACAAAAAAAACTCGCAAAGTGGGGATTAAAAGACATTTCCCAACTTTATGAGTTAGGATACTTAAAAGGTTGAACCGCCGTATACGGAACCGTACGTATGGTGGTGTGAGAGGTTGGGGATTATACATGATGAAAGATCCTATCATGATTTTAGCGATAACAATGGGATTATTTTTACTTATGCCGCCGATTGTTAAAAGATTCAAAATGCCAGATTTAATTGGATATTTAATCGCAGGTATTATTATTGGTCCCCATGGCTTTGGACTAATTGATCGAGATCAAACGATTATCTTATTAGGAACAGTAGGATTATTATTGATTATGTTTTTAGCAGGTCTTGAAATTGACTTAGATGGGTTTGCACGTTATAAAAATCGTAGTATTTTATTTG
The genomic region above belongs to Massilibacterium senegalense and contains:
- a CDS encoding efflux RND transporter periplasmic adaptor subunit, which codes for MKKKKWLWITIGVVVFIVIVGLVATKAMRGGNTAAGDISHVEVAKVKNEDVSESILVTGVVVPEDEQKVYLDPEKGDIKEFKVQLNQTVSAGDPLFVYDGKAAQSELNQAVRSKELLQSQNKSEQDQINQIASQITQTKNEGQPQEIINELMNQKREIERQHQQTKNEITTTQEQINVANSKVADLTVKSKIDGVVVKITKDVAKTDGAGQEPVIHIVSNKPFKVKGTVSESDTTRIQPEQFVEITTKSQKDKKWNGKVESISQFPEESGEQMTEGQGATKYPFTVAMTDDTSELRQGFHVTMNVKVNGKQKVLAIPSESILYEEEEQFVFVEKNKKLEKRAIKSGVMGDKFVEIIKGVKEGERVVMNPAPEMSDGMEVKTVDEVK
- a CDS encoding ABC transporter ATP-binding protein, yielding MMKLSNITKVYKNGPLEVPVLHGIDLSIDDGEFLAIMGPSGSGKSTLMNIIGFLDTPTAGTYVLDEKEITAESENTLAKLRNEHIGFVFQQFHLLPKLTALQNVELPLTYAGVSKSERVERAKEMLEKVGLRERMNHLPNQLSGGQKQRVAIARAMVNQPSIILADEPTGALDTKTSAQIMDLFTALNEEGKTIVIVTHEYEIAEYAKRIVVIRDGKVTEDRRNDE
- a CDS encoding ABC transporter permease, with protein sequence MNIWESFKMSLSSILSHKLRSFLTMLGIIIGVGSVIIVVALGQGAENEIKESVVVNGKNVVDLQFTQEESEDSFGGMYVEMPTLTQDEINLLKKGPLVKNVFGSNDMWGEATFQENKMDVQALGITPGYMEAQNVQMIYGRPLTEKDLTSTNRTVIIDEYTQEKLFKNEEEVLGQVIELMGEPFRVVGVYKSIVPETFRFNQGQFLMSNELLSAVYNIPEINTLSIQAKNPDDMMTAGQQAADLLNRTKEIEGGYFEPFDMGEIEAGIQSVTRTMTMLIGGIAGISLLVGGIGVMNIMLVSVTERTREIGLRKALGATRGKILLQFLIESATLTTIGGIIGILFAAGVCALIAIFAPFTPVISIPVIIVGVLFSMFVGIVFGVIPANKAAKLNPIDALRYE
- a CDS encoding B12-binding domain-containing radical SAM protein, which codes for MKTVVTTLNAKYIHTCLALRYLKAYAAPEFDVEMAEYTIKDPVMNIVSDLYNKNPDVIGFSCYIWNIEQTIPIIEMLKKIKPELTIILGGPEVSYDSDDWMKRIPEVDYIVVGEGEKTFKDLLTEIQTEKNMQKVNGIYYRDGENVIMRPPQEKLDLNTIPSPFRFEEDVTAIPKRIQYIETSRGCPFSCQFCLSSIEVGVRYFDKERMKEELLFLMDHGAKTIKFVDRTFNIKRDYALEMFQFIIENHRPGVVFQFEITADIMRPEVLDYLNTHAPAGLIRFEIGVQSTNDHTNELVHRKQNFTKLARTVNMVKEGGKITQHLDLIAGLPEEDYTSFRKTFNDVFAFYPEELQLGFLKMLRGTGLRLRSKDHDYTFMNHAPYEILGNNVLSFADIIKIKQVEDVLEKYWNDHRMDETILYLTEFGFDTAFDFFQSFGAYWEKQGWAKIGHQLEDLFTRLLAFLNNESFANLDLVIGLMKYDYFIRQNYKPRKPWWTFSLTRHEQSNILRQLAEQPALLGKAFENLHLTEKELHKHTMIEVLPFDLSHYLETKEMKREQHLIVSYFSPKQNGTQVFVTNMKNLLPI
- a CDS encoding fumarylacetoacetate hydrolase family protein, whose translation is MKLLTVQYKGETIIGALVEEHVIDLQKSSEIVHCAFPYDTLLEGIEAGAVFIKHVTQLLKEVEAKGGVTYPVSAITFLAPIPKWKKNMMCVGKNYALHAIELGSKDDIPEHIMMFTKAPTAVNAHNAVVPLHENVTNMLDYEGELAVIIGKTVRNVSEAEAMDAVFGYTIVNDLTARDLQQRHKQFFIGKSLDGTAPMGPVIVTKDEIKDPHHLSIQTKVNGELRQDANTGQFIFSIPTIISTLSKGMTLEPGDIIATGTPAGVGKGMNPPVFLQEGDVIEVIIEGIGTLRNEVK
- a CDS encoding DUF1516 family protein, yielding MLHGHVTGWALLIILFIVAGILAKKGNEKGTKVVQMIMRVLYLVVIATGVGIIFSANYGSLIAPLTTKIVLAIVLIGLMEMTIPKMKRGENTGLFWVLSFVIFGVILYLGYNVLPLTF
- a CDS encoding hemolysin family protein yields the protein MDDLPLSLFIMMIGVFVLFATFFSIVEVAITHANRIRIRNRDEKGKFNEKANWIMEHQDVTNMAIVMLKTICNTIATTLFVFFMLQLFFHTKAFIFSLIFAVFMVLVFTEFIPKIMVKNHAETIVLKTSTLIYWMTQFMRPMLLPFIRINERMRAQKDPNPSVTEEELKEMIDMSEEEGIINEQEKELVQSALEFNDIIVQEIIKPRIDVVAIDANQSVEEIKEVFLKERFSRLPVYEGDIDHIIGVLSERDFFSAIIQQKEVDIRSLLMQPLFVVGSQKISVLLPELQRRKTHMAIVIDEFGGTEGIVTMEDILEQLVGDIWDEHDETIKVMTQLNENHYLFFADFPIDDFKQVLQVEIPEGNYHTLGGFIVEMLEHIPLQGEQLHFGPLFITVTEVEKRRIRKVRVEVQKEQVSNEQMIGNPSLISEPANG